From the Toxoplasma gondii ME49 chromosome VIIa, whole genome shotgun sequence genome, one window contains:
- a CDS encoding aspartate-semialdehyde dehydrogenase (encoded by transcript TGME49_205420): MEAAGRDDHQFTSAARKRAGPTLSCERKVNVGILGATGAVGQRFVSLLHGHPYFRITAVAASARSAGKAYGDVVEWRLDDTAPLTDEIRGMTVIRCEPDLFKEKGCVIIFSALDAAAATELESLFAASGFMVFSNAKSHRMDADVPILLPYVNAPLLDVVRSQPHYSKTGGAIVTNSNCASAGISVALKPLLDKWGIARLSIATLQAISGAGYPGLSALDMIDNVIPHISGEEEKLESEPQKILGTLSDGSTRITSATFESVAMCHRVPVIDGHIVTVTVDFPPSTFPNSANPDTVSTQVSAALRGFRPPPNVAELPSCPDEVLFSFASIQTGPNRALIDCVGEEWQYLLAPSRLNMLPVPPPGQQSSRRLCGWMFDSERGTGPEKRSGFVARWDVSES; the protein is encoded by the exons ATGGAGGCTGCCGGACGAGACGACCATCAGTTCACCTCCGCGGCACGCAAGCGTGCTGGTCCCACCTTGAGTTGCGAAAGAAAAGTTAATGTTGGCATCCTTGGAG CTACTGGCGCTGTCGGCCAacgctttgtttctctccttcacgGGCATCCATACTTCCGCATCACGGCGGTCGCAGCGAGTGCCAGATCGGCTGGGAAAGC CTATGGCGACGTTGTGGAATGGCGCCTAGATGATACGGCGCCTCTGACCGATGAAATTCGAGGCATGACGGTTATCAGGTGTGAGCCTGATCTCTTCAAGGAAAAAGGCTG CGTTATTATCTTTTCGGCTTTGGACGCCGCTGCCGCAACAGAACTGGAAAGTTTGTTTGCGGCAAGTGGGTTCATGGTGTTCAGCAATGCCAAGTCCCACCGGATGGATGCCGACGTGCCCATTTTGCTGCCATACGTGAACGCCCCTTTGTTGGACGTCGTCAGGAGTCAGCCGCATTATTCCAAAACTGGAGGTGCCATTGTCACTAACTCCAACTGTGCCAGCGCTGGGATTTCTGTCGCTTTAAAGCCGTTGCTGGATAAGTGGGGTATTGCTCGTCTCTCGATTGCCACGCTCCAGGCTATCTCAG GAGCCGGCTACCCTGGGTTGAGCGCCCTGGACATGATTGATAATGTCATACCCCACatctctggagaagaagagaagctaGAAAGCGAACCACAGAAGATTCTTGGTACCCTGTCTGACGGATCAACGCGCATCACCTCCGCTACTTTCGAAAGCGTTGCAATGTGCCACCGCGTACCCGTTATCGACGGCCATATCGTGACA GTCACTGTCGACTTCCCTCCCTCTACCTTCCCCAATTCAGCCAATCCGGATACTGTCTCGACACAAGTTTCGGCCGCCCTCCGTGGGTTTCGACCACCCCCAAACGTTGCAGAATTACCGTCTTGTCCTGATGAGGT gtTATTTTCTTTTGCGAGCATTCAAACCGGCCCCAACCGCGCATTGATAGACTGCGTGGGGGAGGAATGGCAGTATCTGTTGGCCCCGTCAAGGCTAAATATGTTGCCAGTTCCTCCACCTGGACAGCAAAGTTCACGACGCTT